The window CAGTATAAGGCTTATGAGGGAAAATCTTAATCCACACTTTACCGCCACGCTTCATGTAACGAGTCATAGCGATACGGGCAGACTCAATTTGGCGGTTTGTGATCCAGGAGGCTTCTAGTGCCTGCAGGCCGTATTCGCCAAAAGTAACTTCTGTTCCGCCCTTTGCTAGACCGCGCATATTTCCACGGTGTTGACGGCGGTATTTTACACGTTTAGGCAATAACATGTTTATTTGCCTCCTTCCTCGGATTTCTTCTTAGTCGGAAGGACCTCACCCTTGTAGATCCAAACTTTTACGCCAAGTTTGCCGTAAGTTGTATCAGCTTCTGCAGCAGCATAGTCGATGTCTGCACGAAGTGTATGAAGGGGTACAGTACCTTCACTGTAATGTTCTGAACGAGCGATATCAGCACCGCCAAGAC is drawn from Bacillus sp. FJAT-18017 and contains these coding sequences:
- the rplP gene encoding 50S ribosomal protein L16, with protein sequence MLLPKRVKYRRQHRGNMRGLAKGGTEVTFGEYGLQALEASWITNRQIESARIAMTRYMKRGGKVWIKIFPHKPYTAKPLEVRMGSGKGSPEGWVAVVKPGRIMFEVAGVPEETAREALRLAAHKLPVKCKFVKREEIGGESNES